In one window of Erythrolamprus reginae isolate rEryReg1 chromosome 1, rEryReg1.hap1, whole genome shotgun sequence DNA:
- the UNC93A gene encoding protein unc-93 homolog A isoform X2: MDSYLKNIIVISFGFTFLFTAYGGLQNLQSSLHSEEGLGVASLSVIYATLILSSMFLPSVIIKKFGCKWTIVGSMCCYITFSLGNFYASWFTLIPTSMILGLGAAPLWSAKCTYLTVAGNLHAQKVGKIGKHIVTQYFGIFFLIYRSSGVWGNLIASLVFDQTPSKANVTEADLVCCGVGSCMVNTTNRTVTSEGPSNTLIYTLMGIYTASEILAVLLVTIFLDQISTNPAETEEKSVSSFRSTFLETFQRLKDKRQCLLIPLTIYSGLEQGFLASDYNKSYVTCALGINFVGYVMICFSATNSLASLLFGKIYQFTGRKVLFILGAILHLSCIVALLLWKPHSNQLALFFIIPAIWGVADAILQTLTNALYGILFEKHKEAAFANYRLWESLGFVIAFGYSTFLSVAIKLYILLTVLIVAMVLYGAVEYLESKVSTETHTANQEPTTSQQNAQSTNL; the protein is encoded by the exons ATGGACTCATATCTGAAAAACATTATTGTGATTTCATTTGGATTCACATTTCTTTTCACTGCCTATGGGGGACTCCAAAACCTTCAG AGCAGCCTCCACTCTGAAGAAGGCCTGGGAGTTGCCTCCCTGAGTGTGATCTATGCTACTCTCATCCTGTCCTCCATGTTTCTCCCATCAGTCATCATTAAGAAATTTGGATGCAAATGGACCATTGTAGGCTCTATGTGCTGCTACATTACATTCTCTTTGGGGAACTTCTATGCCAGCTG GTTCACACTCATCCCCACATCTATGATCTTAGGGCTTGGAGCAGCTCCTCTCTGGTCAGCCAAGTGTACTTATCTTACAGTGGCCGGAAATTTACACGCTCAGAAAGTGGGCAAAATTGGAAAACATATAGTTACCCAGTATTTTGGaatcttctttttaatatatcGATCCTCTGGAGTTTGGGGGAATCTAATAGCATCTCTGGTCTTTGACCAGACTCCTAGTAAAG caAATGTCACAGAAGCAGATCTGGTGTGCTGTGGTGTAGGCAGCTGTATGGTAAATACCACAAATAGGACTGTGACATCAGAAGGCCCATCTAATACTTTGATCTATACTTTGATGGGAATCTATACAG CTAGTGAGATTCTAGCTGTGTTGCTAGTGACTATATTTCTGGATCAAATTTCAACCAACCCAGCAGAGACTGAAGAAAAGTCCGTGTCATCCTTTAGATCCACTTTTCTGGAAACATTTCAACGTCTCAAAGATAAACGCCAGTGTCTCTTGATACCTTTGACGATTTATAGTGGACTTGAGCAAGGATTCCTGGCTAGTGATTATAATAAG TCTTATGTGACCTGTGCTCTTGGGATAAACTTCGTTGGATATGTGATGATCTGCTTTTCAGCTACAAACTCACTCGCCTCCTTGCTGTTTGGCAAGATTTACCAGTTCACCGGTAGAAAGGTTCTCTTCATATTGG GTGCCATCCTCCATCTCAGCTGCATAGTAGCGCTATTGCTCTGGAAACCTCACTCCAACCAACTTGCCCTATTTTTTATAATACCTGCCATCTGGGGTGTAGCAGATGCTATCTTGCAAACACTAACCAACG cTCTCTATGGGATTTTATTTGAGAAGCACAAAGAGGCAGCCTTTGCAAATTACCGCTTATGGGAGTCATTGGGCTTTGTCATAGCCTTTGGCTACAGCACCTTCTTAAGCGTAGCTATCAAGCTGTACATTCTGTTAACTGTACTGATTGTGGCGATGGTCTTATATGGAGCAGTTGAATACCTGGAATCCAAGGTGTCTACTGAAACTCACACCGCTAACCAGGAGCCAACCACATCACAGCAAAATGCTCAGTCAACCAATCTCTAA
- the UNC93A gene encoding protein unc-93 homolog A isoform X1, which produces MDSYLKNIIVISFGFTFLFTAYGGLQNLQSSLHSEEGLGVASLSVIYATLILSSMFLPSVIIKKFGCKWTIVGSMCCYITFSLGNFYASWFTLIPTSMILGLGAAPLWSAKCTYLTVAGNLHAQKVGKIGKHIVTQYFGIFFLIYRSSGVWGNLIASLVFDQTPSKANVTEADLVCCGVGSCMVNTTNRTVTSEGPSNTLIYTLMGIYTASEILAVLLVTIFLDQISTNPAETEEKSVSSFRSTFLETFQRLKDKRQCLLIPLTIYSGLEQGFLASDYNKSYVTCALGINFVGYVMICFSATNSLASLLFGKIYQFTGRKVLFILGAILHLSCIVALLLWKPHSNQLALFFIIPAIWGVADAILQTLTNGASYQQVRLIERKIRYASTLDIGSPQAIKLPRLETSAVEDGETLYGILFEKHKEAAFANYRLWESLGFVIAFGYSTFLSVAIKLYILLTVLIVAMVLYGAVEYLESKVSTETHTANQEPTTSQQNAQSTNL; this is translated from the exons ATGGACTCATATCTGAAAAACATTATTGTGATTTCATTTGGATTCACATTTCTTTTCACTGCCTATGGGGGACTCCAAAACCTTCAG AGCAGCCTCCACTCTGAAGAAGGCCTGGGAGTTGCCTCCCTGAGTGTGATCTATGCTACTCTCATCCTGTCCTCCATGTTTCTCCCATCAGTCATCATTAAGAAATTTGGATGCAAATGGACCATTGTAGGCTCTATGTGCTGCTACATTACATTCTCTTTGGGGAACTTCTATGCCAGCTG GTTCACACTCATCCCCACATCTATGATCTTAGGGCTTGGAGCAGCTCCTCTCTGGTCAGCCAAGTGTACTTATCTTACAGTGGCCGGAAATTTACACGCTCAGAAAGTGGGCAAAATTGGAAAACATATAGTTACCCAGTATTTTGGaatcttctttttaatatatcGATCCTCTGGAGTTTGGGGGAATCTAATAGCATCTCTGGTCTTTGACCAGACTCCTAGTAAAG caAATGTCACAGAAGCAGATCTGGTGTGCTGTGGTGTAGGCAGCTGTATGGTAAATACCACAAATAGGACTGTGACATCAGAAGGCCCATCTAATACTTTGATCTATACTTTGATGGGAATCTATACAG CTAGTGAGATTCTAGCTGTGTTGCTAGTGACTATATTTCTGGATCAAATTTCAACCAACCCAGCAGAGACTGAAGAAAAGTCCGTGTCATCCTTTAGATCCACTTTTCTGGAAACATTTCAACGTCTCAAAGATAAACGCCAGTGTCTCTTGATACCTTTGACGATTTATAGTGGACTTGAGCAAGGATTCCTGGCTAGTGATTATAATAAG TCTTATGTGACCTGTGCTCTTGGGATAAACTTCGTTGGATATGTGATGATCTGCTTTTCAGCTACAAACTCACTCGCCTCCTTGCTGTTTGGCAAGATTTACCAGTTCACCGGTAGAAAGGTTCTCTTCATATTGG GTGCCATCCTCCATCTCAGCTGCATAGTAGCGCTATTGCTCTGGAAACCTCACTCCAACCAACTTGCCCTATTTTTTATAATACCTGCCATCTGGGGTGTAGCAGATGCTATCTTGCAAACACTAACCAACG gtgcgtcttatcagcaggtgcgtcttatagagcgaaaaatacggtatgcttCAACTCTGGATattggaagtccacaagccataaagttgccaaggttggagacctctgctgtagaggatggagaga cTCTCTATGGGATTTTATTTGAGAAGCACAAAGAGGCAGCCTTTGCAAATTACCGCTTATGGGAGTCATTGGGCTTTGTCATAGCCTTTGGCTACAGCACCTTCTTAAGCGTAGCTATCAAGCTGTACATTCTGTTAACTGTACTGATTGTGGCGATGGTCTTATATGGAGCAGTTGAATACCTGGAATCCAAGGTGTCTACTGAAACTCACACCGCTAACCAGGAGCCAACCACATCACAGCAAAATGCTCAGTCAACCAATCTCTAA
- the UNC93A gene encoding protein unc-93 homolog A isoform X3, with translation MILGLGAAPLWSAKCTYLTVAGNLHAQKVGKIGKHIVTQYFGIFFLIYRSSGVWGNLIASLVFDQTPSKANVTEADLVCCGVGSCMVNTTNRTVTSEGPSNTLIYTLMGIYTASEILAVLLVTIFLDQISTNPAETEEKSVSSFRSTFLETFQRLKDKRQCLLIPLTIYSGLEQGFLASDYNKSYVTCALGINFVGYVMICFSATNSLASLLFGKIYQFTGRKVLFILGAILHLSCIVALLLWKPHSNQLALFFIIPAIWGVADAILQTLTNGASYQQVRLIERKIRYASTLDIGSPQAIKLPRLETSAVEDGETLYGILFEKHKEAAFANYRLWESLGFVIAFGYSTFLSVAIKLYILLTVLIVAMVLYGAVEYLESKVSTETHTANQEPTTSQQNAQSTNL, from the exons ATGATCTTAGGGCTTGGAGCAGCTCCTCTCTGGTCAGCCAAGTGTACTTATCTTACAGTGGCCGGAAATTTACACGCTCAGAAAGTGGGCAAAATTGGAAAACATATAGTTACCCAGTATTTTGGaatcttctttttaatatatcGATCCTCTGGAGTTTGGGGGAATCTAATAGCATCTCTGGTCTTTGACCAGACTCCTAGTAAAG caAATGTCACAGAAGCAGATCTGGTGTGCTGTGGTGTAGGCAGCTGTATGGTAAATACCACAAATAGGACTGTGACATCAGAAGGCCCATCTAATACTTTGATCTATACTTTGATGGGAATCTATACAG CTAGTGAGATTCTAGCTGTGTTGCTAGTGACTATATTTCTGGATCAAATTTCAACCAACCCAGCAGAGACTGAAGAAAAGTCCGTGTCATCCTTTAGATCCACTTTTCTGGAAACATTTCAACGTCTCAAAGATAAACGCCAGTGTCTCTTGATACCTTTGACGATTTATAGTGGACTTGAGCAAGGATTCCTGGCTAGTGATTATAATAAG TCTTATGTGACCTGTGCTCTTGGGATAAACTTCGTTGGATATGTGATGATCTGCTTTTCAGCTACAAACTCACTCGCCTCCTTGCTGTTTGGCAAGATTTACCAGTTCACCGGTAGAAAGGTTCTCTTCATATTGG GTGCCATCCTCCATCTCAGCTGCATAGTAGCGCTATTGCTCTGGAAACCTCACTCCAACCAACTTGCCCTATTTTTTATAATACCTGCCATCTGGGGTGTAGCAGATGCTATCTTGCAAACACTAACCAACG gtgcgtcttatcagcaggtgcgtcttatagagcgaaaaatacggtatgcttCAACTCTGGATattggaagtccacaagccataaagttgccaaggttggagacctctgctgtagaggatggagaga cTCTCTATGGGATTTTATTTGAGAAGCACAAAGAGGCAGCCTTTGCAAATTACCGCTTATGGGAGTCATTGGGCTTTGTCATAGCCTTTGGCTACAGCACCTTCTTAAGCGTAGCTATCAAGCTGTACATTCTGTTAACTGTACTGATTGTGGCGATGGTCTTATATGGAGCAGTTGAATACCTGGAATCCAAGGTGTCTACTGAAACTCACACCGCTAACCAGGAGCCAACCACATCACAGCAAAATGCTCAGTCAACCAATCTCTAA